From one Bacteroidota bacterium genomic stretch:
- a CDS encoding T9SS type A sorting domain-containing protein, which translates to MNSFKYNISKKQVLLFIFFITLHLSSLAVTKTTTGNGNWNSSSTWSPSGQPSASDDVIIATGHSPNVNVSNAQCKSLTIQSGATVLIGNSKKLTVNNTAGLNISGTLNINGGNITIVNNSTNFTVNAGGAVNWNPGDNSSGGATLFGKCIENFSPTSTLTIRKWYSTSVGLGTVVSSNFGNLTISGVSGIWQMQNSLQTRSVQGLLTITSSYIVLDNTGAISNTTIGSIHLTNSSAYLDFYNGTHPGSFSVTTGNVTIAGGELDGFYTAGTGTCNFTINGNLDMTSYGYLVGSHNHNGHFNITINGNASLNRSYFWGINNGSGNITINITGDLTTTKNGSTYSEFYGIVDGNGNSTLTINGSFSNQGYFDLIWNTGVTGVGNGNGSMTIGGTFTQSDGDFRGIWNATTTNSGSCSITIDTLNYSGGIFMVAYSCASGSVNHSLSVTGKATIAFSNSSNIFRGNGLATLSGTQNNSSFTYTCNGPFEINGNASAEFSANTGYGSETILLQSTTSFSGGTINFGFTEHDINFTTTDQFTITGGTIYLSKNSGNSTINLNQNVLLNGGTLNVKNNTGRTNVNISGDLTITSGTLLLYSNSSIASNDSTNLRISGDFTQSNGSLQFTNNTGNTGPICLYIEGGNYNLSGTGSITSGGAGTSSYFGYIIFNNSTNTNYNRSSANHHIEQVKYRLNSGANVTVTGGPMELSSGATAATDYLTVSTDASLNLGTTSIISNGLAAHCGIQVSSSGTLLTANINGLYDGTNNAAISSGSNMDYELASTSTICYNGVDNQKISGYGNGIATATKHKYGSLEIAFNGTADNEYSYLENDLEVRNEITLTSGELKLNGHTLTGELITATTGYVKSEENNAVNNSKLLLAYTPTNKNLTFPFGKNSSTYIPVSINITNNPGTGYITVSTRGTGENNTPLPGLDNVAAIPTINPGGADVSTSHVIDRWWEVNAPGVTATYSLRYAGDENTTAGSVSGGTFNVQQWNGSNFTKVNSAGNGVTTGIGTITATLNNVSGPLVLSSGSASLPIKLLEFTAKLKENYVLIKWATAEEKNNDYFNIERSADGTSFENIEEIDGAGNSSSILHYEIRDNNPLPGTSYYRLKQTDFDGTFTYSPIRAVNRSSNNQLNETGIEILSLSPNPFSNEFSVKYNLTQGGESSISIYSMTGQLVYDQKRVDDSGINTFNFMDENNLPPANYILQIINGSEKISKKLVKN; encoded by the coding sequence ATGAATTCCTTTAAATACAATATTTCGAAGAAACAAGTCCTGCTTTTCATTTTTTTCATTACACTTCACCTATCCTCACTGGCTGTAACAAAAACAACTACCGGCAATGGCAATTGGAACTCTTCTTCCACCTGGAGTCCGTCAGGACAGCCATCAGCAAGCGACGATGTTATCATCGCAACAGGACATAGTCCAAACGTAAATGTAAGCAATGCGCAATGCAAATCCTTAACGATACAGTCGGGTGCTACAGTATTAATAGGTAATTCAAAAAAATTAACTGTCAACAATACTGCAGGATTAAATATCAGCGGTACATTAAACATCAATGGAGGCAATATTACCATAGTAAACAATTCCACCAACTTCACTGTAAATGCAGGAGGTGCTGTAAACTGGAATCCGGGAGACAATAGCTCCGGAGGGGCTACATTATTTGGGAAATGCATTGAAAATTTTTCTCCTACCAGTACGCTTACGATCAGAAAGTGGTACAGTACTTCTGTAGGACTAGGCACGGTAGTTTCATCCAACTTTGGTAATCTAACTATTAGTGGAGTAAGTGGAATATGGCAAATGCAAAACAGTTTACAAACCAGGAGTGTTCAAGGATTACTAACCATTACAAGTAGCTATATTGTATTGGACAACACGGGTGCTATTTCTAACACAACTATCGGATCCATACATCTTACCAACTCCTCCGCTTATCTTGACTTCTATAATGGCACGCATCCGGGTTCCTTTTCAGTAACTACCGGTAATGTAACGATAGCCGGTGGAGAACTAGACGGATTTTACACAGCCGGAACCGGAACTTGCAATTTTACTATTAACGGAAATCTGGATATGACATCTTATGGTTATCTGGTTGGATCACATAATCACAATGGTCATTTCAATATTACAATAAATGGAAATGCATCTTTGAACAGATCCTACTTTTGGGGGATAAATAACGGTTCAGGAAATATTACAATTAACATAACAGGTGATCTAACCACCACCAAGAATGGATCTACGTATAGCGAATTTTATGGTATTGTAGATGGAAACGGGAATTCAACATTAACTATAAATGGCAGCTTTAGTAATCAGGGCTATTTTGATTTGATCTGGAACACGGGAGTTACCGGTGTAGGAAATGGTAACGGCAGTATGACCATTGGTGGAACATTTACACAGTCTGATGGAGATTTCAGAGGAATATGGAATGCGACCACTACAAACTCAGGGAGCTGTTCAATCACCATTGATACACTAAACTATTCAGGAGGAATCTTTATGGTTGCTTATTCCTGCGCATCAGGCTCCGTTAATCACTCCCTTTCCGTTACCGGCAAAGCCACCATCGCTTTCTCCAATTCATCAAATATATTCAGAGGAAACGGACTCGCCACATTATCAGGAACACAAAACAATTCTTCATTCACCTATACCTGCAACGGACCATTTGAAATTAATGGTAATGCATCTGCAGAATTTTCAGCGAACACAGGATATGGATCGGAAACAATTTTACTACAAAGTACCACATCTTTTTCAGGTGGGACGATCAACTTCGGCTTTACAGAACACGACATAAATTTTACAACCACCGACCAATTTACGATTACAGGTGGAACTATTTATCTTTCTAAAAACAGTGGCAACTCCACTATAAATTTAAATCAAAATGTTCTGTTGAATGGTGGAACCTTAAATGTAAAGAACAATACCGGAAGAACAAATGTCAATATCAGTGGAGACTTAACAATAACCAGCGGTACTCTTCTACTCTATTCAAATAGTAGTATAGCATCGAATGATAGTACCAATCTAAGAATTAGCGGAGACTTTACGCAATCTAACGGCAGTTTACAATTCACCAATAACACAGGAAATACCGGACCAATCTGCCTGTATATTGAGGGGGGAAATTACAATTTATCGGGAACGGGAAGCATTACTTCCGGTGGTGCAGGGACATCTTCCTACTTTGGTTATATCATCTTCAATAATTCTACCAACACCAATTACAACCGCTCTTCCGCTAATCATCATATTGAACAGGTAAAATATAGATTAAATTCCGGGGCTAATGTCACAGTTACCGGAGGACCCATGGAACTTTCTTCAGGTGCAACCGCAGCGACTGACTACCTGACTGTGTCAACCGATGCCTCTCTAAACCTGGGAACAACTAGCATCATCTCAAATGGATTGGCAGCCCATTGCGGAATACAAGTATCTTCTTCAGGCACCTTATTGACCGCCAATATCAATGGACTTTATGATGGCACTAACAATGCAGCCATCAGTTCCGGATCCAATATGGACTATGAGTTGGCATCCACCAGCACCATCTGCTATAACGGTGTCGACAATCAGAAAATCTCCGGATACGGAAACGGTATTGCTACTGCAACGAAACATAAATATGGGTCTTTGGAAATCGCCTTCAACGGAACAGCCGATAATGAATATAGCTACCTGGAAAATGATCTGGAAGTGAGAAATGAAATAACTCTGACGAGCGGCGAGCTCAAATTAAACGGGCATACTTTAACAGGAGAATTAATCACTGCAACAACCGGCTACGTTAAAAGCGAAGAAAATAATGCTGTTAACAATTCCAAATTGCTATTAGCCTATACACCCACCAATAAAAATCTAACCTTCCCCTTTGGAAAAAACAGCTCGACTTACATTCCGGTATCTATAAATATTACAAACAATCCGGGAACAGGATACATCACCGTCTCTACGCGTGGAACAGGAGAAAACAACACTCCACTTCCCGGACTTGACAATGTCGCAGCCATCCCGACTATTAACCCGGGAGGTGCAGACGTATCAACGAGTCACGTCATTGACAGGTGGTGGGAAGTGAATGCACCCGGTGTTACTGCAACTTATTCCTTAAGGTATGCCGGTGACGAAAACACTACAGCAGGTTCTGTCTCCGGAGGAACATTCAATGTACAACAATGGAATGGCAGTAATTTCACCAAAGTCAACAGTGCCGGCAACGGTGTCACTACCGGAATTGGAACAATCACAGCCACTTTAAATAACGTATCAGGACCTCTGGTACTTTCATCGGGCAGTGCTTCATTACCCATCAAACTTCTTGAATTTACAGCTAAACTAAAAGAGAATTATGTCTTGATTAAATGGGCGACCGCAGAAGAAAAAAACAATGACTATTTCAACATCGAAAGATCTGCTGACGGAACTTCATTTGAAAACATAGAAGAAATTGATGGGGCAGGTAACAGCAGCTCTATCCTCCATTATGAAATACGGGATAATAATCCCCTGCCGGGTACCTCCTACTACAGACTAAAGCAAACGGATTTTGATGGCACCTTTACTTATTCTCCGATACGGGCAGTGAACAGAAGCAGTAATAATCAGCTCAACGAAACCGGTATTGAAATCCTATCGCTAAGTCCCAACCCATTCAGCAACGAATTCTCTGTAAAATACAACCTGACTCAGGGAGGCGAATCTTCCATCAGCATCTATAGTATGACCGGTCAACTGGTTTACGATCAAAAAAGAGTAGACGATAGCGGAATAAACACTTTCAATTTTATGGACGAAAACAATCTGCCACCGGCGAACTATATCCTGCAGATCATAAACGGATCAGAAAAAATCAGTAAAAAATTGGTAAAAAATTAA
- a CDS encoding sigma-54-dependent Fis family transcriptional regulator, whose amino-acid sequence MNAGKIFLIEDDMMIASLIRQNLSKFEAFETTHFTTGEECISNLIQHPDIVIIDYNLPGMDGLTLMKQVKAVSPNSLVVICSGQEDVHVVVQCYQNGANDYILKNEQMMANIENSVRNLSMNVTLRREVELLKDQIIDRNKYSNIIGNSNSVLRVLRLIQKVEKNNMMVLITGQSGTGKELVAKALHFNSQRSRKPFVVVNMGAIPTELVESELFGHEKGAFTDARDRRIGKFEEADGGTIFLDEIGEMDLGLQAKILRVLQEKEITRIGSNKTIKLDFRLIAATNRNLAQEVKEGRFREDLFYRIQGFLIHLPPLHDRGDDIIMLAKSFLHDFCQQNRMEQMIISKEACQFMLDYAWPGNIRELKAVIERAALMAENNTISVEDLTFVTA is encoded by the coding sequence ATGAACGCAGGAAAAATATTTCTTATCGAAGACGATATGATGATTGCAAGTCTGATTCGTCAGAATCTTTCAAAATTCGAGGCATTCGAGACCACACATTTCACTACCGGTGAAGAGTGCATTAGCAATTTAATTCAACATCCGGATATAGTTATTATTGACTACAACCTTCCGGGAATGGATGGTCTCACGCTCATGAAACAGGTGAAGGCGGTGAGTCCAAATTCATTGGTCGTTATCTGTTCCGGACAAGAGGATGTACATGTCGTGGTACAATGTTATCAGAACGGTGCCAATGACTACATTTTAAAAAACGAGCAAATGATGGCCAACATTGAAAATTCAGTACGAAATCTTTCGATGAACGTCACGCTTCGCAGAGAAGTGGAGCTTTTGAAGGATCAAATTATTGACAGGAACAAATACTCCAACATTATCGGAAATAGCAATTCCGTACTTCGTGTACTCCGACTTATACAAAAAGTGGAGAAAAACAACATGATGGTACTGATCACCGGACAAAGTGGCACAGGAAAAGAACTTGTAGCAAAAGCTCTCCATTTCAATTCACAAAGATCCAGAAAACCCTTTGTCGTAGTGAACATGGGAGCCATTCCAACTGAACTGGTAGAGAGTGAACTTTTTGGCCATGAAAAAGGTGCATTCACAGATGCCCGGGACAGAAGAATTGGAAAGTTTGAAGAAGCAGATGGTGGCACTATCTTCTTAGATGAAATCGGAGAAATGGATCTTGGTTTACAGGCAAAAATACTTCGCGTACTTCAGGAAAAAGAAATAACAAGAATCGGTAGTAATAAAACCATTAAACTTGACTTCCGGCTTATTGCTGCTACCAACCGAAATCTTGCACAGGAAGTAAAAGAAGGGCGTTTCCGTGAAGATTTGTTTTACAGGATTCAGGGCTTCCTCATACATCTCCCCCCTTTGCATGACCGTGGAGACGACATCATCATGCTTGCCAAATCTTTTCTTCATGATTTTTGCCAGCAGAACCGCATGGAACAGATGATCATTTCTAAGGAGGCGTGTCAATTCATGCTGGATTATGCATGGCCCGGTAACATCCGGGAACTAAAAGCAGTTATAGAACGTGCAGCTTTAATGGCAGAGAACAATACCATTAGTGTGGAAGACTTAACCTTCGTTACGGCATAA
- a CDS encoding response regulator: protein MTKQGKITLFRGKAAFNLSIKPEAVIDRNLSEFTNELPIRREDFNKACTTNETNYKTAVNGHHFDVNYIPIRNEDKQINGMMGVAIDITSFIKNEEELMNTIEVKEGSAKIKEQFLANMSHEIRTPIHGIISLTQFVLNTSISEEQKKYLDLIRKSADTLLVIVNDILDLSKIDSGKLVFEETPFSIKDTLQTAVASFIPKTTEKNIELKTEVSKNLPDTLAGDPVRLTQIINNLLGNAVKFTDKGSVRIVVNTLEQNSTHIVLEFRISDTGIGIPAHKIDSIFESFTQAGDDITRKYGGTGLGLTITKQLIERQNGSIHVESIANEGTTFIFHIPYKICIENNQEIVKEKKNIIHLPSELKVLIAEDHDINRFIIEKMFKEWGLTPTFAITGVEAVKAAKEQIFDVILMDIEMPDMNGYRATEIIRAELPYPNNTVPIIAMTGHAMTGEKEKCIGIGMNDYLSKPFKPEDLKQRIADLTGKSVINNTPDKQAQSAVTAAKETAPIAETSVGSRPLINLDFLKEISENNDQFFIEFIQMFLQNTPASISEIESAISNQNWEAIRQAAHKMKPSFNYVGLKELSGISAKIEDLAKRNEDMEMIKTNIEQIKKVCEIAYTELEHEIKTIINN from the coding sequence TTGACAAAACAGGGAAAAATTACCTTATTCAGAGGAAAAGCCGCTTTCAATCTTTCCATAAAGCCTGAAGCTGTTATAGATCGAAACCTAAGTGAATTCACCAACGAACTACCCATCCGTCGTGAAGACTTCAACAAAGCTTGCACTACTAACGAAACAAATTACAAAACTGCAGTAAACGGACATCATTTCGATGTCAACTATATTCCCATTCGAAATGAAGACAAGCAAATCAATGGGATGATGGGCGTAGCTATAGATATCACTTCGTTCATAAAGAATGAAGAAGAGCTCATGAACACTATTGAAGTAAAAGAGGGGTCTGCAAAAATAAAAGAACAATTCCTGGCCAATATGAGCCATGAAATCAGAACACCAATTCATGGAATTATAAGTCTTACTCAATTTGTGTTGAATACAAGTATTTCTGAAGAGCAAAAAAAATATCTCGATCTGATCAGAAAATCAGCCGACACCTTACTCGTCATTGTTAATGACATTCTGGACTTATCCAAAATCGATAGTGGCAAACTCGTATTTGAAGAAACCCCCTTTTCCATCAAAGATACTTTACAAACAGCTGTAGCCTCCTTCATTCCTAAAACAACAGAAAAGAATATTGAACTCAAAACGGAAGTATCCAAAAATTTACCGGATACGCTGGCAGGTGACCCTGTACGATTAACACAAATCATCAACAATCTACTAGGAAACGCGGTAAAATTCACAGACAAGGGAAGTGTTCGTATCGTTGTTAACACACTTGAGCAAAACAGCACTCATATTGTTTTGGAGTTTCGGATAAGCGATACAGGAATTGGTATACCGGCCCACAAAATCGACTCGATATTTGAATCATTTACGCAGGCAGGAGATGATATTACCCGGAAATATGGTGGTACCGGATTAGGATTAACCATCACCAAACAACTGATTGAAAGACAAAATGGATCTATACATGTTGAAAGTATAGCCAATGAAGGCACTACGTTCATTTTCCATATCCCATACAAAATCTGTATTGAAAACAATCAGGAAATAGTTAAAGAAAAGAAAAACATCATTCATCTTCCGAGTGAATTAAAAGTACTGATTGCAGAAGATCATGATATTAACCGTTTCATTATTGAAAAGATGTTTAAAGAATGGGGCTTGACACCCACATTCGCCATCACAGGAGTGGAAGCAGTGAAAGCGGCTAAGGAGCAAATTTTTGATGTTATTCTTATGGACATTGAAATGCCCGATATGAATGGCTATCGTGCCACAGAAATTATCAGAGCGGAACTCCCCTACCCTAACAATACAGTCCCCATTATTGCAATGACAGGACATGCGATGACAGGGGAAAAAGAAAAATGCATTGGCATTGGAATGAACGATTACTTATCAAAGCCATTTAAGCCTGAAGATTTAAAACAACGTATCGCTGATTTAACCGGTAAATCGGTCATCAACAACACTCCTGACAAACAAGCTCAAAGTGCGGTGACGGCTGCAAAAGAAACAGCACCGATAGCTGAAACTTCAGTCGGTAGTCGCCCACTTATCAATCTGGACTTTCTCAAGGAAATTTCTGAAAACAACGATCAGTTTTTTATAGAATTCATTCAGATGTTTCTGCAAAACACACCGGCATCTATATCAGAAATAGAAAGTGCCATTTCTAATCAAAATTGGGAAGCTATAAGGCAAGCTGCTCATAAAATGAAGCCTTCTTTCAACTATGTTGGATTAAAAGAACTTTCCGGTATTTCGGCTAAAATTGAGGATCTCGCTAAGCGTAATGAGGACATGGAAATGATAAAAACCAATATTGAACAAATAAAGAAGGTTTGTGAAATAGCTTACACAGAACTTGAACATGAAATAAAAACTATCATCAACAATTAA